The stretch of DNA CGACATCTACCCGATCTGGATGTCGGAACAATTCCATTTGCGATTTTCACATGCCGAGTGTGGCTACCTGCAGATTCTGGTGGAAACGGGACTGCCCGGCTTGATGCTGCTTCTGGCGGGAATTGGACTGTGTGTGGCATGGTGCGTGCGCGGCTGGTCTGCGGGCACCACTCATCAGCGCCGGCGAATTCTTGCCCTGGCGGCAGGACTTACAGCCAGTGTTTTGCACTCGCTGGTTGATTTTGTCTGGTATATTCCTGGCTGCATGGTTCTGACTCTGGCGATTCTGGCGTGTGTTAGTCGCTGTAGTCACCTGGCGAGATCCGCGAAGCGACCTGGTATGCTTTCGCAAACACGCTTTGCCACCTTGCTGGCTGGAACCTTAATTGTGTGTGTACTTCCGGTCGGACATTTGTTTGCGGACACGATTCACAGAGATCTTAGTGCGACGCAGCACTGGAAATCATTTCACAACAGCATGAGAGAAATAGCCAAAGATTTCCGCCATGACAGAACGCTGACGCTGGATGATCGTCTGGAATTCCTGATTGGCACACTCGAACAATGCATACTGAAAAATCCATTTCATCACGAAGCACATGCGGCCCTCGCTCCTTTGTATCTGCAGCGGTTTGAAAAACGGAGCAAAGCCGGTGCAAATCAGATGACCCTGCAGGACGTTCGGGACACGGTACAGCAGGCCGAATTCCAATCGCACAGCGAGATACACGAATGGCTGGTTCGGGCTTTCGGCGACGATGTCAGGGATCTGCACAGAGCCACACAGGCAGCTCGCCTGGCACTTCAAAAACGTCCGTTGCGCGGCGAGTGCTACATTGTCCTGTCGGAAACCGCGTTTCTTGCCGGAGCTTCGCGGGAGGAACCGGAGGCCGTTGTTGATCAGGCGGTCCGGGTGAGGCCTCATGAACCCCGAGTACTGTATGCGGCCGGGCTGCTGGAAAATGATTCGAATAATGAAAAATCTGCGTGGAAATTTTGGCGACACGCAGCTGCTCTTGATTCCGGAATCGCACGGCGGATTGTGAGTCGTTTCGTTGACCGAATGCCGCTTGACCGGCTAATCAAACGATTATCACCGGACAGAATGACTTACCGGATTGTCTACGACGTATTCCGTCGCAACAAGCGCTCAGAGCAGCAGAAGATAATTGCCACTGCCTTTGCAAATGATCATCTGAAATTACTCAGGCAGGACGAAGAGGGCACGGCAGCTGATTTCAGATTCTATGCGACAATGCTGGATGATGCTGAATATTATCGGGATGCTCTCTGGTGCCTCAGACAGGCTGTAAGAAAGCAGCCGGAATACCTGCCGACAAGACGCCTGCTGGTCCGGGCCCTTATCACCCAGGGACTACTCGAAGATGCACAACGTGAACTAAACTGGCTGCGTGTGCGCCGGCCCAAAGATCAGCAAATTACAAAATTGGTCAATGATGTTGAATCCCGACTGACGACGCGGCGCTCATCACCGGGTCGGACCAGTCACGTACGAATTCCCACACCCTTAAGTTTCGAGACAGTGCCAGGCACGGCGGTGTCTCACACGGGTTTCGCGTCGCCTGAATCTTTACGCCCTGCCACACCTGCGATTACGTCACAATTTATAGTTCCCCGGTCACCAGGTGACTCCATCAACCGTCAAAACTGACCGTCCGTTCAAGGCTTCAGTTCCTGAAAACCGACCGAATTCAACCGGATCGCCAACAGTCAAAACCGAAAACATATTTCAGCCTGGAGTCTGCCTGATATGAGATCCGGCAGGGGCCAGGAATTGAAAAGGATGAATCATGCTCACGGATCGCGCAGAAGGATTGATGCGATTTTGCCGTGTCATCAAATATGCTGTGGTTGCGGTCAGTTGCCTGGCAACGGCCTGTCTGACAGCAACGAATGTTGATTTCATGACAGCGATCCACGCAGCTTTGCTGCCGACGTTGATGATGTTTTTTGCACAACTCGGGTGTGGTCCATCGTGGTTCACATGGAGTCGTATGCATTTTCAGCGGCCCTTCTCGGCTTCTGTTGGAATGACAGCACTGGATACTGTTCCCGTCGGGCTGGTCCTCCTTGCTGTATGGTCTCTGATGCCGACACAATCCGGTCGTATCGTTCCTTTCTGGCCCTGCTTTCTGAGCGCCGTTACGACCCTGCTGTTACTCAACCGGTTTCTGCCCGTAGTTCTGTCAATGCTGATGTTTCGCAGAATCCGGCGTCCGCGGATTCTGGTCCTGGGGCCGGTCGGTGCCAGACAGGTCGTTCGTCGTCAGTTGGATCCGGCTCAGTTCGTTGGGCTCGAAATCATTGAAAGGGAAGCTGTCGACGAGACCGGCGGTCTGCGTCTTTTTAACCCTGAAGAAGAAGTCACGGTCTGTGAATCAAAGGTCATTCCCATTCACAGTCGCATCGATCAGCCTGGGTCGCCTCATGCCGTTGATCGAGTGATTTTAGTATGCAGGGACGCCGGTAATGAGTCGATGAAGCTGCAAAATAAGATTCATCGTCGCTGTGAAGCCGCAGGACTGCCACTTGCGGTTTATACTCTGCATCAATCGACTCTGCATCAATTCATGATACCGATTTCCGGTGATTCGCTGTCGACGTTACCCGCCGGTCAGGAGCCGCTGCAGAATCCGGTCAACCAGGCAATCAAACGCGGCCTGGACATTCTGATTTCTGTCCCCTTCGCTGTTTTGGCGCTGCCGCTACTGTGTCTCCTGGTTCGACTTATCCATCGGGTTCAGTCGCCGGGACCTTTATTTTACCGGCAGGAACGTTGCGGGAAAAACGGCTCCCCCTTTCACATTTTTAAGTTTCGGACGATGCATGTTCCCAAACCTGGACAGACGGATCTGGAAGACAATCCATCGCCCCGAATCTTTCAGCTTGGTGCTATTCTGCGGGACTCCCGACTGGACGAAATCCCTCAGTTTCTCAATGTGCTGGCCGGCACGATGAGTATCGTGGGACCTCGGGCTCACCATGCACAGGACCGCATCAAATTCAGCCAGCAGGTTCCGCGGTATCCGATGAGAATGCAGGTCAAACCTGGAATTACAGGACCGGCTCAATACAGGGAATACTGCGGTGTATTTCGGCGTGACAACGTGGAATCACGCGTTGTCTGCGACCTTGAATACATCAATCAGTGGTCCATCCAGTCTGACTTAGGACTGATATTTAAGACTGGCAGGGTGATTGCTGAATCGCTGATGCTTGCCATCGTCCGCAAATTTGAGGATCGAGTCACAACATCGGCACCGTTAGCTGTGCCCGGTCATCCCGTCATTGATGCGGTCAGTGAAGGTGACTCGTTCCAAAAAACGTCCTCACAGCGGTCGGCTGCTTGATTCCGGCTGTCAGTAAAGAACCCGTTCGTACAGCCAGCATGGGAAGAAGACGGCTTTAGTTTGTACAGCCGATATGTGATGCACTGTGTTTGCCTGTGCAGCCGACGGGGGATTGGATGAGTACCCGGCGATCCCGCCGGGTTTAACCTGGGTTCAGCGGTGTCTGTCGCGGCGGTTCGGGAGATTCCAGGATTGCAACCACGGTTTCGACAGCAGTTTTGGCATCTTTCCCCTGTGCCAACAGTGTCAGCGGGGCTCCGTGAGTCGCTGCAAGCAGCATCAGATCAGAGGCTGATCGTGCATCTGCCGGACGTCCATTGAACTCAATTTGAAACTGACAATCCAGATCACTGAGTGATTTTACAATGCGGGAAATGGGCGCAAGGTGTAACCCGTTGACGATGCCCAGCGTGATTTTACGAGTCACTTCTGACACAGTCTCCATCCTGACTATATTCATACCTGTATCTGTTAAGACTCAGCGAACCGTCCGCCAAAACCCGCTGCAGATGGTTCGCACGCCAGCATGAACACACAGAAGGATGAGACAGCGGAGGAGTTACTCTTCGGAATCGTCGCCGTTGTCAATGTCGGCTTCTTCGAGATTGCTCCAGATTGCGGATGCCGTTTTAGCCTGACGCAGAAAACTGCAAAAATCCTGACCTCGGAGATGGCGGGAAATATTTTCCAGTCCTCGCAGATGATCCCCGGGACGGTCCAGCGGTGATATCAGCAAAAACAGGATAAAGACCGACTCGCCATCCAGGCTGGCAAAATCGACACCGTCTTCACTGACAGCAACTGTTGCTACAAGTTCATTCACCGCCGGATGCTTGGTGTGAGGAACCGCAACACCGTTTCCGATTCCTGTCGACCCAAGCTCCTCCCGCTTCAGAACTGCAGCCACGACTTCATCTTCATCCTCCGATTTGATGGCACCGTTCATTTTCAGGCTGGCCACCATTTCTCGAATCACGTCCTCTTTTGAGGACGCTTTGAGCTTTGGAATAATTGCGTCTTTGATAACGAATTCTGTCAGTTTCATTTCGTTCCAGCTCTACGGCAGTCCCGGTTGTACATGTGTAGTGAATAGTTTGTCCCAAAGCTTCTTTCAGACCTCTTCGTTCACCGGGTCTGATTCCGCCGGGTCATCTGTTTCGTCAGAATGAACAATTTCGCTCACGGATCTGTCACGACGATGATCCTTGAGTTTCTCCTTGTATCGATGGACCTGATGTTCCATTTTTTGCAACGTTCTGTCGAAGGTTGCTCCTGCATCTTCGCCTTCGACATGCGCCACGATGGTGTGATAACCCTCAATTTCCACCAGCATTTCGACGTTGACTCGTTCTGCTTCAAACTCGAATGTCACATTGATTTCACTTACCTGGCCCAGATAACGAACCAGTTTTTCTGATTTTCGAGTCACATATTCGTTTAGATCCGGCTTGATATTGCCGTGTCTGGCAGTAATCGCAACCTGCATCGAATGTCTTTCTGCCGAAACTCTGCACCGAATCCCCGGGGGGACTCCCAAAGATGTCGCACAAGGCCACCGGGAGCTGAACACTCATCGACGACAAATTGATTTTAGCCACGGGCCCAGTCGAAGGAAAGTGCCGCCCTGTGGTTCCCGGCGGAAAGAACTTCGGCAGAACGGTCCGAATACGCATAACCCGCTGTCATCTCGGTGATTCATTGTTGACAGATCGGTTCTCTCGTCGTTCAATCGCGCTTCGCTTTGTTCTCATACGTTCGCGGCCGGTATGCCGTTCCTTTCGCCTCTGACATGGCTATGCCGCAATTCGATTTTATTGCCACCGCCACCTTTGGTCTGGAAAATGTGGTTGCACGGGAGCTACAGGACCTCGGATACACGAATTGTCAGGTTTCTGACGGACGGGTCCTGTTTTCCGGAAATGAACAGGACATTGCCCGCTGCAACCTGTGGCTGAGGTCGGCCGACCGTCTGTTGATTCGGGTGGGTGAATTTTCTGCCGGTGATTTTGGAGCACTTTTCGACAAAACAATTGATCTGCCGTGGAATGAACTCCTGCCGGTCGATGCGGAATTCCCGGTCAGCGGCCGTTCTGTCCGGTCCAGACTCAAGAGCGTTCCCAGCGTGCAGGGCTGCGTGAAAAAAGCGATCGTGGAAAATCTGAAACGCCGATACAACCGTTTCCGGTTCGACGAGTCCGGTACAAAATATCCCATTGAAATTTCCCTGCTGAAAGACGTGGCCACTTTAACTATTGATACTTCCGGTCCCGGATTACACAAACGCGGCTATCGACAGTTAGCGGGGCGAGCTCCTCTGCGGGAAACAATGGCAGCCGGTCTGGTACAGTTGAGCTACTGGAATCGTGAGCGGCTGTTGATCGATCCCTTCTGTGGCAGCGGAACAATTCCCATAGAAGCGGCCCTCCTGGGACGTAATATGGCGCCTGGTCTGGGACGTTCGTTTCTGTGTGAAGACTGGCACTGGATAGATCGGAGTGTCTTTCGCGAAGCACGCACTGCCGCCAGAGATGCCCGTCTGCCAAAGCTGCCCGAAACAATTCTGGCCTATGACCACGATCCGGCTGCCATTCGCCTTTCAGAACGCGGTGCCACGGACGCCGGTGTGGCTGTCGACATTCAGTTTCGTCGCCAGGAAGTCAGTGACCTTAAATCGAAGCGAGAGTACGGCTGCATTGTCACCAATCCGCCGTACGGGGAGCGACTGGGTGAAACCGATGAAGTTGAGGCCGTGTATCGCGAACTGGGGCGAGTTTTTGCTCCACTGAGCACATGGAGTATCTATGTGCTCACGTCGAACCGCTGGTTCGAAAAGCATTATGGTTGTCGAGCATCTCGGCGCCGTAAACTGTACAACGGTCGACTGGAGTGCCAGTACTACCAGTACCCTGGACCCCGGCCGCCGGATCCGCAATCATTTGAGTAATTCGTTTTTCTCAACCAGCTTTCGAAGACGGATGACTCACCGCTCTCATCATCGATTCGGGTTTGGACGGACATCAAACTTTTGGTCATGGTTAAACTAAACCGGCATTCGAGTTTACAATTCCGCAACGGAAACCCATACGTCAGTCAGGCAGCAGGAATCAAAATATGAAGATTTCAATCACCTATTGTGTGATGTGAAACTACACACCACAGGCTGTCGGTCTGGCAGCAGCAATTAAAGAATCGACTGGCGTCGAAGCTGAGCTCATTGAAAGCTCGGGCGGAATATTTGATGTAAAAGTCGACGACAGAATGATTTACAGCAAACATGAGACGAATCGATTTCCGGAACACTCGGAAATACTAAGCCAGCTGCAAACGTCGTAAGACTGCAACTCCATGTTGCTGACGCTGTATGTGGTCAGAATCCTGTCCCGTATGCGTAGAGTCGGACAGCTCAGCGTCGCTGTGTCACTGCAGGAACGGGAACAGTGATGGCCTGTCAGCAGCGGAAGACCTCAATCGTTTGTGATTCCGGCAGCACACCGGCCTGTTTTGCCCGCTGAGAAAGCTGGTCGAGTGCGTCACTCCCGGTTTGACCCAGATCGACCGTCCATTCGTTGACATACAGGTCGACGTGCTGCATCAGCACGTCATCGTCGAATTCCTGGGCGAAGCGTCTCATCGTTGGGAGCGCCGCCTGTCGGTCTGACATTGCATACAGCAGGGAATCATAAATTGTTGCCTGTACGGCGCTGATCACGTCTGTTGGCAGCGAACGGCGAGCTACGATCCCTCCCAGCGGAAGCGGACAGGTGGTTTCCGTTTCCCAGCGGGTACCCAGGTCCTCGACCAGAGAAAGTCCGGCCTGTTTCCAGGTAAAACGGCCTTCGTGAATACAGACTCCGAAGTCAGCCTGATTGCGTTCCAGCGCCGGCATGATTTCGGAAAAAACAACGTGACGGACGCGAGTCGTCTGATGATGAAACAGCTGAAACAGCAGTGCCGCAGTAGTGTCTTCACCTGGGCAGAGTGTTATCTGGCTTTCGTCGAGCGGAACGATGTCCGGGCGAGTCGCCAGCAGCAACGGACCGACCTGATAGCCCAGTGCCGATCCGGACGGCAAAACAATGGTTTCATCGGTCATTTTCAGTGCTGCATGAAAGCTCGTTTTTGCAGCATCAAAGTCACCGGCAAACAGGCGGTCATTGAGTTGCTGGATATCCAGCAACTCCAGCCGAAACTCCAGACCTCGCCAGTCAACGGCTTTGGTCATCAAAGCATGGAATGCAAATGTGTCATTGGGACACGTGGAAATTGCCAGATGAATCGGCCTCGCCACAATCTGCTGTCTCTTCAGTTCAGTTGTACTGAGGAATTTGTTTTTGTGCTTCTCGCAAATGGTGCTGCAGCACAGGGCGTTCCTGAATTGTACAGACGCTGACGCAGTGTTCCAGCAGGTCTGCTGCCTCACCCGGCCGCCCGGCACGCAAAGTCAGAATGGCCAGATCACGTCTTTCCCGCCAGGAACCTGGCTTGAGGCAGGCCAGGCGACGCTGCACTTTCAACGCAGACTTCCACTGTTCTTTGGAACCGAACAGTGTCTTGAGGTTATTGAGCATGCGAATAATGATGACGCGTTCGCTGACCGGCTTCAGAATTGGATAAATTTCAGCAGTTGGTAACTCAGTCACTTCATGCAGCCACTCCACGCATTCCATTTCGTCCATGATGTGTCCGCCTCGAAACGGATCAACATAGATGATTCCTGCATCACTGTTGAGTCGCGTGATGAAGTGGGATGGTGCAGAGATACCTTCCAGAGGAATGCCCAGTTCACTGGCAATGGCCATATAAACGACCGACAGCGTAATCGGCAAACCCCGTCCGGTTTCCAGTACCCGATTCAGATAACAGGCGTCCGGCTGTTCAAAGCAACTTTCGTCACCACACAGATTCAGGTCAGTTGTCAGATGACTGATGAGCAGTTTGAGTTCGTTGAAATCGTCACCGGCCAGAGCGACAGGGCGGGTCAACGCGGCCACCGACGAACGAAGAGTTTTTAACGTGGGTGCAAAGTCCAGATCCGGCTGTTCGTCTCGAGAAATTTCCAGGGCGGCCACTACCAGATCGATATCAGATTCCCGGCGAACCATTCGCTGGAACTGTGTATCGTCTTTGAATGACCGGGTTGCAGACATCAGGATATCAGCAGCAGACAAACGGTAGTACCTCGGGGAACTGACGCAGTTTCAACCGCGGGACCATGACTATAGTCACGTAACAGAATTGTCACAATGGCGAGATCTTCGTTTGATTATCAGCAGAAACCGCTGATTGACTATCATTGACGATTGACAGGGATTCGTTGAAGCGGTGCGCCGGTGGCTCGTGTTGATCAGAAAAGTTTACTCATGATTCACGGTCCTGCGGCCGTTCATTTGACCGGGTTGTTGTCGCGTCGTAAGGTGACCGTACTTAACCCAAACGGGTTTTGATGAGGACACTTTGTCACATGTGCTTTCTGATGTCTGCGGATTCCCAATTATGAACTGTCTGAATCGCAAGTCGCTGATTCTTCTTTGTTGTCTGGTTTGGATTTGTGGCTGTGCGTCCGGCGATTCGTCCTCCGAATCAGGTGAGACACCGGAAAATGGCGGAGCAGCATCATCAGACGATCAACCGAATGTGGCTTACGTCACAAATGGAATCGCTTCTTTCTGGGTCATCGCAGAAAAAGGAGCGCTTGACGGTGGTAAAGAATTTGGTGCACAAGTCCAGGTGTTGATGCCTGGCACCGACGGTGTGGGGGATCAAAAACGCATGTGTCAGGACTTGCTGGCGCAGGGAATTGAGGGCATTGCCATCAGCCCCATCGACCCCGAAAATCAGGGAGATCTTCTCAACGAGATCTCGCAGAACACGAACATGATCACTCACGATTCCGATGCGCCGAATAGTGAACGGCATTGTTACGTCGGAATGGACAACTACGCTGCCGGTCGGATGTGCGGAGAACTGGTAAAGGAAGCAATGCCCGAAGGCGGGAGCGTGATGATCTTTGTTGGCCGCCTGGGTCAGGCCAACGCCAGACAGCGGCGACAGGGAGTGATCGACGAGCTGCTTGATCGCCCGGCGGATCCCAATCGGTACGACGATCCAAATGACGGCGAACAGAAGAATGAAAAATACACAATCCTTGACACGCGCACAGATGGTTTTGATTTCTCCAAAGCCAAAGAACAGGCACAGGACGCTATCGCACGTTATCCCGACCTTGGCTGCATGGTCGGTTTATTCGCTTACAACCCACCACTGATTTTGGATTCAGTTCGCGACGCCGGAAAGATTGGTCAAATCAAAATCATCGGCTTTGACGAAGACGAGGCCTGTCTCAAGGGAATCGCCGATGGAGAAATCCATGGAACGACGGTTCAGAATCCCTATGAGTACGGTCGCAGATCCGTTGAAATACTCACAGGCCTCGCAAAAGGTGATCAGTCGGTACTCCCGGAAGGGGGCGTTTTGCATATTCCGGCTCGTAATATTCGGGCAGACACCGTGGCCGACTTCCACCAGAATCTGAAAACGCTGCTGGCAGAAGGCAGTCGTGCGACAACCGGTAAGGTCAACGATGAATCAGTCGCCGAACCGAACCCGGAAGGAGACGCGGCTGAGTCGTCGTCGGCCGAGGAATGACAACCCAAACGCCTGAACCACTACTGCTTGAGGTTCGCACCGTTACCAAACGCTTTCCCGGCGTAACGGCATTGCTTGATGTCAGTCTGAAGTTGCATCGTGGCGAGGTGCTTGCGCTGATCGGGGAAAACGGTGCCGGCAAAAGCACGCTCATGAAAATTCTCGCGGGCGTGCAGGGGCCCGATGCGGGACGTATTCTGATTGATGGGCAGGATGTGACCATCAACAGTGTACAGGCAGCACAAGCTCTTGGTATTGCGCTCATCCATCAGGAACTCAATCTGTCCGACAACCTGGACATCGGGGCCAATATTTTCCTGGGGCGCGAACCTCGACGCTATGGCCTGATCGATTCCCGTGCAATTCGTCAAAAGTGTGTCGAGTTACTGGGCCGAGTCGGCCTGGATGTTCCACCGGAGACGATCGTCCATCGTCTGCCTATTGGTCAACAACAACTCGTAGAAATCGCCCGCGCACTTTCCATCGATGCTCGGGTGTTGATCATGGACGAACCCACTTCAAGCCTTTCTCAGCACGAAGCCAAACGGCTGTTCGAAGTTGTGAAGGATTTACGTAATCGCGGCGTCAGCATTGTTTATATCTCACACCGTCTTGGTGAAGTCCGAGAACTGGCGGATCGAGTCACCGTACTTCGTGATGGAGAAAATGCCGGCGATCTGAACCGCAATGACCTCAGCCACGATCGCATGGTCCAGTTAATGGTCGGACGCGACATCTCTGAATTCTACGCACGCAAACCGCATCAATCTGGTGAGCTTGCGCTGAAAGTTGACAAACTGGTAACCCCCGCCCATCCAGGTCACGAATTGAGTTTTACCGTTCGCAGGGGTGAACTGGTCGGCGTGGCCGGGCTGGTTGGTGCCGGACGGACAGAACTGCTACAGGTGCTGTTCGGAGTTGATGAAGCAGTCGCTGGAAACATTCGGATTGCCGACAGCCTGATACACCCCCGCAATCCAGTAGACGCGATCAACGCTGGAGTTGCTCTTGTTCCGGAAGATCGAAAGCAGCAGGGACTGATTTTAAGCATGGCAGTGCGGACCAATGTTGGTCTGGCGGGATTGAAACGCAATCAGAAACGAGGCGGTTTTCTGAATCATGCGGTCGAACAGTCTGACACGGATTTGATGATCCACAAACTTCAAATCCGAACACCAAATGATCGACAAATCGTCCAGTACCTGTCCGGCGGCAATCAGCAAAAAGTCGTGTTGGGCAAGTGGCTCGCGATGAAACCGGACATTCTGCTGCTTGACGAACCAACTCGCGGAATCGACATCGGAGCGAAACAGGAGATTTATGCCTTAATGGAAGAGTTGGCGGCCCAGGGTGTTGCGGTGTTGTTCGTCAGCAGCGAAATGGAGGAAATTCTGGGCATGTCTGACCGAGTACTGGTAATGCACGAAGGACGAATCACCGGTGAATTGCATGGCGATGAACTTAGTGAGGAAGCGATCATGAAACTGGCAACGGGAAACATTCGCAGAACGTCCGGAAGTTCTGCTCGTTGAATACACCGGGCTTGAGCGAACAATTGAATGCTTACGAATTATTGATTGATCTATGAAACAAAATCTCGGCATCCTTGGTTTATTTGTTGCCGTCTTTGTGGCAACCGCAATCGCGAACCCAACGTTTGTGAATGCGTACAACATGGAAAATCTGATTACGCGCGCGTCACTGTACGGCATCATTGGGATTGGCGTCTCGTTTGTCATCGTTACCGGAGGCATCGACCTTTCGATCGGATCAGTAATTGGACTGATCGGCACGCTCCTTCCACTCATGCTGATTGAGAAAGAAGTATCTATCTTTATCGCACTGCCGGCCGTTGCGCTGGTGTCTGTCATTATTGGACTTTCTCACGGTATTTTAATCACTCGACTCAACCTTCAGCCGTTTGTCATCACCTTATGTGGCCTGCTGATTTACCGCGGTGCTGCGCGTTGGATTGCGGGCGACGGAACTCAGGGGTTCAAAGGGCAGTACAAAGCATTGACATGGCTGGCAAACGGCAAGATCCCTCTTGTGGGGAATTTTGATCTGCCGGTGCCATTTTTGATTCTTATTACACTGGCGATCGTTGCAGCTGTCTTCCTCAATAAGACAATCTACGGTCGTTATCTGCTGGCACTTGGGAACAATGAACTCGGCGCACGGTATAGCGGGATCAATACAACACGGATGGTCGTGGTTGCCTATGTTATTTGTTCCGTCGTCGCCGGACTTGGCGGTATCCTCTTCGCCGCCTATTCCGGCTCAGTTCAGCCGGACAATTTTGGCAGCTTTTACGAGCTTTATGCGATTGCAGCCGCAGTGCTTGGAGGGTGCAGCCTGCGCGGCGGCCAGGGCTCCATTTTTGGCGTTTTGATTGGCGCTGCAATTCTGCCGCTTATTCGAAATTCGATCAATCTGCTTGGTATGGATACGACCCTTGAATTTGCCATCATCGGAGTCGTGATTCTGATTGGCGTCGTAATCGACGAAGTTGTGAAACGTCTGGCAGCAAAGCGTCGTGCGATCCTGCAGGCTCGGCAGGCGACAACCGAATAACGAGAGACCAATGACACATTCGACACAGACCGATCTGTCCGACCAGCTACATAGAGGCAGTGGCAATTCATTCGTTATGTTGTGTGGACGTCCAACGGATATCGGTAAGTGGGGAATCAAGCGGGAGGCCTGGCGTTCGGTTCGCCGCCGGCGCAGTGTTTCGACCGATGAAGACGGACGTTAGCTGCCAACAATGATGGAAGGATGATCCTGGAATTGCGTTCTCTGAGCTTTTCTGCCCCCCCCTCTTCTGGAGGAAGTGATCATCGGATCCGTGATTCTTTGGGGAGTTCTCGCCGACGAGGTGTTCAAACGCATTGCTGCTCAACGGCGATTGCGACAGACATGATCCTTAACCGACTCCGTGGGGAAGAATCACCGGCGACCGTCGATTGAATACTGTAGCGTGCCGGTTCCCGCTCTTCTCACATCATGAATCATCCGGGTCGGCGTCGTCGATGGCATCTGCCGGCAGCTCGGTGTCGGAAACCGGTTCCTGTGATGTGCGCAGATCCAACCCCTCTTCCAGATGAAATTCTTCAATGAGTTCGCGTCGTCGCTGAGCGACTGCGCGGTCAAATTCCGACAGTACATCCATGGCACGATCACGAGATGTCGCAAGTCCGATAATCAGATACTGAGTAATCGCCAGCAGATAGCAGGTCCAGCCAACGATCCAGCGTTCCCAGTGCGTCCGGTACTCCTGGTCCAGTTGATCGATGTCCGTGCGGTGTTCTGCGATCATCTCGTGTGCCATGACCGTCGTGGCCGGGGAAAATGATCCGATCGGCAGCACTACTGACCACGACGACACGGTGGCATGTCGGACGATTTCCTCATGCGTATCCACCAGTGCCGGAAGTTGCCCACCGACGATCGCGGCCATCATTGCCAGGACCGGCGACGATCGATTGAGATGCTGGCAGACGAAACCCTTGAAGAATGTCCATTTCTGTTTCCAGAATTCTTTGAAGATGCTTTTACCTGGTTTGATCTTCGGGGGGCCTGGATGAATAACAGCAAACAGTTCCTGGTCGGGCATGGCTTCGATGACACCAATAGCCAGCATGAGTCG from Fuerstiella sp. encodes:
- a CDS encoding class I SAM-dependent RNA methyltransferase → MPQFDFIATATFGLENVVARELQDLGYTNCQVSDGRVLFSGNEQDIARCNLWLRSADRLLIRVGEFSAGDFGALFDKTIDLPWNELLPVDAEFPVSGRSVRSRLKSVPSVQGCVKKAIVENLKRRYNRFRFDESGTKYPIEISLLKDVATLTIDTSGPGLHKRGYRQLAGRAPLRETMAAGLVQLSYWNRERLLIDPFCGSGTIPIEAALLGRNMAPGLGRSFLCEDWHWIDRSVFREARTAARDARLPKLPETILAYDHDPAAIRLSERGATDAGVAVDIQFRRQEVSDLKSKREYGCIVTNPPYGERLGETDEVEAVYRELGRVFAPLSTWSIYVLTSNRWFEKHYGCRASRRRKLYNGRLECQYYQYPGPRPPDPQSFE
- a CDS encoding 1,4-dihydroxy-6-naphthoate synthase; the protein is MARPIHLAISTCPNDTFAFHALMTKAVDWRGLEFRLELLDIQQLNDRLFAGDFDAAKTSFHAALKMTDETIVLPSGSALGYQVGPLLLATRPDIVPLDESQITLCPGEDTTAALLFQLFHHQTTRVRHVVFSEIMPALERNQADFGVCIHEGRFTWKQAGLSLVEDLGTRWETETTCPLPLGGIVARRSLPTDVISAVQATIYDSLLYAMSDRQAALPTMRRFAQEFDDDVLMQHVDLYVNEWTVDLGQTGSDALDQLSQRAKQAGVLPESQTIEVFRC
- a CDS encoding tetratricopeptide repeat protein; this encodes MSATRSFKDDTQFQRMVRRESDIDLVVAALEISRDEQPDLDFAPTLKTLRSSVAALTRPVALAGDDFNELKLLISHLTTDLNLCGDESCFEQPDACYLNRVLETGRGLPITLSVVYMAIASELGIPLEGISAPSHFITRLNSDAGIIYVDPFRGGHIMDEMECVEWLHEVTELPTAEIYPILKPVSERVIIIRMLNNLKTLFGSKEQWKSALKVQRRLACLKPGSWRERRDLAILTLRAGRPGEAADLLEHCVSVCTIQERPVLQHHLREAQKQIPQYN
- a CDS encoding sugar-binding protein, which gives rise to MNCLNRKSLILLCCLVWICGCASGDSSSESGETPENGGAASSDDQPNVAYVTNGIASFWVIAEKGALDGGKEFGAQVQVLMPGTDGVGDQKRMCQDLLAQGIEGIAISPIDPENQGDLLNEISQNTNMITHDSDAPNSERHCYVGMDNYAAGRMCGELVKEAMPEGGSVMIFVGRLGQANARQRRQGVIDELLDRPADPNRYDDPNDGEQKNEKYTILDTRTDGFDFSKAKEQAQDAIARYPDLGCMVGLFAYNPPLILDSVRDAGKIGQIKIIGFDEDEACLKGIADGEIHGTTVQNPYEYGRRSVEILTGLAKGDQSVLPEGGVLHIPARNIRADTVADFHQNLKTLLAEGSRATTGKVNDESVAEPNPEGDAAESSSAEE
- a CDS encoding sugar ABC transporter ATP-binding protein, with protein sequence MTTQTPEPLLLEVRTVTKRFPGVTALLDVSLKLHRGEVLALIGENGAGKSTLMKILAGVQGPDAGRILIDGQDVTINSVQAAQALGIALIHQELNLSDNLDIGANIFLGREPRRYGLIDSRAIRQKCVELLGRVGLDVPPETIVHRLPIGQQQLVEIARALSIDARVLIMDEPTSSLSQHEAKRLFEVVKDLRNRGVSIVYISHRLGEVRELADRVTVLRDGENAGDLNRNDLSHDRMVQLMVGRDISEFYARKPHQSGELALKVDKLVTPAHPGHELSFTVRRGELVGVAGLVGAGRTELLQVLFGVDEAVAGNIRIADSLIHPRNPVDAINAGVALVPEDRKQQGLILSMAVRTNVGLAGLKRNQKRGGFLNHAVEQSDTDLMIHKLQIRTPNDRQIVQYLSGGNQQKVVLGKWLAMKPDILLLDEPTRGIDIGAKQEIYALMEELAAQGVAVLFVSSEMEEILGMSDRVLVMHEGRITGELHGDELSEEAIMKLATGNIRRTSGSSAR
- a CDS encoding ABC transporter permease, with product MKQNLGILGLFVAVFVATAIANPTFVNAYNMENLITRASLYGIIGIGVSFVIVTGGIDLSIGSVIGLIGTLLPLMLIEKEVSIFIALPAVALVSVIIGLSHGILITRLNLQPFVITLCGLLIYRGAARWIAGDGTQGFKGQYKALTWLANGKIPLVGNFDLPVPFLILITLAIVAAVFLNKTIYGRYLLALGNNELGARYSGINTTRMVVVAYVICSVVAGLGGILFAAYSGSVQPDNFGSFYELYAIAAAVLGGCSLRGGQGSIFGVLIGAAILPLIRNSINLLGMDTTLEFAIIGVVILIGVVIDEVVKRLAAKRRAILQARQATTE